A region from the Candidatus Anoxymicrobium japonicum genome encodes:
- a CDS encoding SAM-dependent methyltransferase codes for MLDVDLRKANELFHDTESGCYDSKWGIQYDQDTAARVRHKFEKVLCGPFPRVEKLLEVGCGTGYAGLNLCLSGDLIGEYFACDISQGMVDTCERNAVELGIKVNARQSELECLDYPDGEFDMVVGHAILHHIPDIGGALSEIHRVLKPGGVCMLVGEPTKVGDVMGRIARKCVSSLLKPYARMGGRFGGSPAKLRDTCLPPDDGRDVREFETVVDIHTFRPAEVCRAARSAGFAEARYESEEFLSSFVGWITRSVENMLADENISLRWRQGAYTTYLKLSRVDERIYRYLPSSWFYNMLLYARKSD; via the coding sequence CTGTTGGACGTCGACTTGAGAAAAGCGAATGAGCTCTTTCATGACACGGAGAGCGGCTGCTATGACAGCAAGTGGGGTATCCAGTACGATCAGGATACTGCGGCGCGCGTAAGGCACAAGTTCGAGAAAGTGCTCTGTGGCCCTTTCCCGCGCGTGGAGAAGCTCCTCGAGGTTGGATGCGGAACCGGGTACGCAGGCTTGAACCTTTGCCTGTCAGGTGATCTCATTGGTGAATATTTCGCCTGCGACATCAGCCAGGGCATGGTGGATACTTGTGAGCGAAACGCCGTGGAGCTCGGGATAAAAGTAAACGCGCGCCAGTCGGAGCTCGAGTGCCTGGATTACCCCGACGGAGAGTTTGACATGGTGGTGGGACATGCCATCCTGCATCACATCCCGGACATCGGCGGGGCGCTCTCTGAGATTCACCGCGTTCTCAAGCCGGGCGGCGTTTGCATGCTCGTGGGAGAGCCCACAAAGGTAGGCGACGTCATGGGGCGCATCGCGAGAAAATGCGTCTCGTCCCTGTTGAAGCCGTACGCCCGCATGGGCGGTCGCTTCGGCGGGTCGCCGGCAAAGTTGAGGGACACGTGTTTGCCGCCAGATGATGGCCGCGACGTCAGGGAGTTCGAGACGGTGGTGGATATCCACACATTCCGGCCCGCGGAAGTGTGTCGCGCGGCGAGATCCGCCGGTTTTGCTGAGGCGCGCTACGAGTCCGAGGAGTTCCTGTCGAGCTTTGTGGGTTGGATCACGCGCTCGGTGGAAAATATGCTTGCCGACGAGAACATTAGCTTGCGGTGGCGCCAGGGGGCTTACACGACGTACCTCAAACTCAGCCGGGTTGATGAGCGTATATACCGGTACCTGCCATCATCCTGGTTTTACAACATGCTTCTGTACGCTCGAAAGAGCGATTAA